One Phoenix dactylifera cultivar Barhee BC4 chromosome 14, palm_55x_up_171113_PBpolish2nd_filt_p, whole genome shotgun sequence DNA window includes the following coding sequences:
- the LOC103705639 gene encoding protein transport protein sec24-like, translating into MAVRACLSRFPVDAEAQESCGIPWALTVTPFAAVDEHGNPAAYGSDGHLLPRCENCWGYFNSHCELDHWSWSCALCGSLNGLTSEAIDRYSQPQACAEMRSSFIDLEIPVEGSASDALQARPVYVAAVDLSSSEEFLELIKSALLAALEALSPGSLFGLVTFSHKIGLYDVQGAIPVVKNVFIPPDSDGGLPVNLEDVMPLLSFLAPVENCKDRIAAALETLKPTTSWERTTAAGQGLDGVLLGGRGFGAAMEALISYLSSEYGNTFALARVFAFLSGPPDYGAGLLDTRRYGEQYASKGEDADLALLPEQTPFYKDLAAAAVQAGVCVDMFAVTNEYTDLASLKFLSIESGGSLFLYANTDDSTLPQDMYRMLSRPYAFGCVLRLRTSSEFKPGHAHGHFFPDPQYENVQHIICCDSFATYAYDFEFANHDGFSRHTDPPVIQIAFKYTIVVPCEETSNADLNSATRFRHSLKRRLRIRTLQYSTARDINDLHDSVDSEVVLSILVHKVMLASLEQGVRESRLLVRDWLVILTAQYNDAHKLVQYENASSIAHVDVGFSQCPQLQPLPRLVFALLRSPLLRFHEEGVHPDYRIYLQCLYSALEPPSLQRAIYPVLMSFATPDKQAYPRHSLSRAALITSGSPIFFLDAFTNLIVYYSPTADASLPYPPPHDCLLRNTINRLKQERSITPKLTFIHGQHDDTTAFESYLIEEQDVDGTGFPSITGFVAFLEEVSRDVAEYLKR; encoded by the exons ATGGCGGTTCGAGCGTGCCTCTCCCGCTTCCCCGTCGATGCGGAGGCCCAGGAGTCGTGCGGGATACCTTGGGCGCTCACCGTGACGCCGTTCGCGGCGGTGGACGAGCACGGGAACCCGGCGGCGTACGGATCGGACGGCCACCTCCTCCCCCGCTGCGAGAATTGCTGGGGCTACTTCAACAGCCACTGCGAGCTCGACCACTGGTCGTGGAGCTGCGCCCTCTGCGGCTCCCTCAACGGCCTCACCTCCGAGGCCATCGACCGCTACTCCCAGCCCCAGGCCTGCGCGGAGATGCGCTCTTCCTTCATCGATCTCGAGATCCCAG TTGAGGGATCTGCGAGTGATGCGTTGCAGGCGCGTCCAGTCTATGTTGCGGCTGTGGACTTGTCAT CTTCAGAAGAGTTCTTAGAACTTATCAAGAGTGCACTTCTAGCAGCTCTTGAAG CTCTTAGTCCAGGGTCATTATTTGGGCTTGTCACATTCAGTCACAAGATAGGGTTGTATGATGTTCAAGGCGCTATACCAGTTGTTAAGAATGTTTTTATCCCTCCTGACTCAGATGGTGGATTACCAGTTAACCTTGAAGATGTGATGCCACTGCTTTCGTTTTTGGCTCCT GTGGAAAATTGTAAGGATCGCATCGCTGCAGCCCTTGAGACTCTGAAACCTACAACTTCCTGGGAAAGAACCACAGCTGCAGGGCAAGGGTTAGATGGTGTATTGCTAGGTGGCCGGGGCTTTGGTGCAGCAATGGAAGCTCTTATAAGTTACCTGAGTTCAGAATATGGAAATACATTTGCACTGG CTAGGGTGTTTGCTTTTCTGTCTGGCCCTCCTGATTATGGAGCAGGGCTGTTGGACACAAGAAGGTATGGGGAGCAGTATGCTAGCAAAGGAGAGGATGCGGACCTTGCATTACTTCCTGAACAGACGCCATTCTATAAAGATCTA gctgctgctgctgttcaaGCAGGTGTTTGTGTGGACATGTTTGCTGTGACCAATGAATATACAGATTTGGCTTCCCTTAAGTTTTTGAGTATCGAGAGTGGAGGATCTTTGTTTTTGTATGCAAATACAGATGATTCAACACTTCCTCAGGATAT GTACCGTATGTTAAGTCGTCCATATGCATTTGGCTGTGTACTGCGATTAAGAACATCTTCTGAGTTCAAACCTGGTCATGCT CATGGTCATTTTTTCCCAGATCCTCAATATGAGAATGTTCAACACATTATTTGCTGTGATTCATTTGCTACATATGCTTATGACTTTGAGTTTGCAAACCATGATGGTTTTTCCAG GCATACAGACCCTCCTGTTATACAGATTGCATTTAAATATACAATTGTGGTGCCTTGTGAGGAGACATCAAATGCTGACTTGAATTCTGCTACTAG ATTCAGGCATTCCCTCAAGAGACGATTGAGGATTCGAACACTGCAGTACAGCACAGCAAGAGATATTAATGACCTTCATGATAGTGTTGATTCTGAAGTTGTTTTGTCTATCCTTGTTCACAAG GTAATGTTAGCTTCCTTGGAGCAAGGTGTGAGGGAAAGCAGATTGTTGGTCCGTGATTGGCTAGTCATTCTCACAGCTCAATATAATGACGCACATAAACTTGTTCAATACGAAAATGCAAGTTCAATTGCCCATGTGGATGTTGGCTTCTCGCAATGCCCACAATTGCAGCCCTTACCCCGGCTTGTATTTGCGTTGCTAAGAAGTCCTCTTCTCCGCTTTCATGAAGAGGGTGTTCATCCAGATTATCGGATATATTTGCAATGCCTTTACAG TGCACTGGAGCCCCCGTCCCTTCAGCGTGCTATATATCCAGTTTTGATGTCATTCGCCACCCCGGATAAACAAGCATACCCACGTCACTCACTGAGTCGCGCTGCTTTGATAACTAGTGGAAGCCCAATATTCTTCCTCGATGCCTTCACAAATCTTATAGTATATTATTCACCCACAGCTGATGCATCACTTCCCTACCCACCGCCGCATGATT GCCTTCTGCGCAATACAATCAATAGACTAAAGCAAGAGAGAAGCATCACACCCAAACTGACATTTATCCATGGACAGCATGATGATACAACAGCATTTGAGAGCTATCTTATTGAGGAGCAGGATGTCGATGGCACTGGATTTCCCAGTATCACGGGCTTTGTCGCCTTCCTTGAAGAAGTCTCGAGAGATGTAGCTGAGTACCTCAAACGATAA